One region of Enterobacter ludwigii genomic DNA includes:
- the accA gene encoding acetyl-CoA carboxylase carboxyl transferase subunit alpha, with translation MSLNFLDFEQPIAELEAKIDSLTAVSRQDEKLDINIDEEVHRLREKSVELTRKIFADLGAWQIAQLARHPQRPYTLDYVRLAFDEFDELAGDRAYADDKAIVGGIARLDGRPVMIIGHQKGRETKEKIRRNFGMPAPEGYRKALRLMEMAERFNMPIITFIDTPGAYPGVGAEERGQSEAIARNLREMSRLSVPVICTVIGEGGSGGALAIGVGDKVNMLQYSTYSVISPEGCASILWKSADKAPLAAEAMGIIAPRLKELKLIDTVIPEPLGGAHRKPEVMAASLKAQLLADLADLDVLSKEDLLNRRYQRLMTYGYA, from the coding sequence ATGAGTCTGAATTTCCTTGATTTCGAACAGCCGATTGCTGAGCTGGAAGCGAAAATCGATTCTCTGACAGCGGTAAGCCGTCAGGATGAAAAACTGGATATTAACATCGACGAAGAAGTGCATCGTCTGCGCGAAAAAAGCGTAGAACTGACGCGCAAAATCTTTGCCGATCTCGGCGCATGGCAGATTGCCCAGCTGGCGCGTCACCCACAGCGTCCGTACACCCTGGATTATGTCCGCCTGGCGTTTGATGAATTTGACGAACTGGCCGGCGATCGCGCATACGCTGACGATAAAGCTATCGTCGGTGGTATTGCTCGTCTGGATGGACGCCCGGTGATGATCATTGGTCATCAGAAAGGTCGTGAAACCAAAGAGAAAATCCGTCGTAACTTTGGTATGCCTGCACCAGAAGGCTACCGTAAAGCTCTGCGTTTGATGGAGATGGCTGAGCGTTTCAACATGCCAATCATCACCTTTATCGACACGCCGGGTGCATACCCGGGTGTGGGCGCGGAAGAACGTGGCCAGTCTGAAGCTATCGCACGCAACCTGCGTGAGATGTCTCGCCTGAGCGTGCCGGTCATCTGTACCGTTATCGGTGAAGGTGGTTCCGGTGGTGCGCTGGCGATTGGCGTTGGCGATAAAGTTAACATGCTGCAATACAGCACCTATTCCGTTATCTCTCCGGAAGGCTGTGCGTCCATTCTGTGGAAAAGCGCCGACAAAGCGCCGCTGGCCGCAGAGGCGATGGGCATTATTGCTCCACGTCTGAAAGAGCTGAAGCTGATCGATACCGTTATCCCGGAACCTCTGGGTGGCGCGCATCGCAAGCCTGAAGTGATGGCGGCTTCCCTGAAAGCACAGCTGCTGGCAGACCTGGCAGACCTCGACGTGCTGAGTAAAGAAGATTTGCTGAACCGTCGTTATCAGCGTCTGATGACCTACGGTTACGCCTAA